A portion of the Polaribacter cellanae genome contains these proteins:
- a CDS encoding alpha-isopropylmalate synthase regulatory domain-containing protein, which translates to MTQRKIEIMDTTLRDGEQTSGVSFSVSEKLTIAKLLLEELKVDRIEIASARVSKGELEAVQKITSWASENNQLEKIEVLTFADSGKSIDWMVASGAKVQNLLTKGSLNHLTHQLKKTPTQHFVDIKSIIELATKNNIKTNVYLEDWSNGMRNSKEYVFEYLDFLTAQNIERILLPDTLGILTPDETFAFILEVRNKYPNTHFDFHGHNDYDLGVANVMEAVKAGANGLHLTINGMGERAGNAPLASVIAVINDFLKEVEVTVNETALNKVSKLVETFSGFRIPVNKPVVGANVFTQTAGIHADGDNKNNLYFNDLMPERFGRKRKYALGKTSGKANIQKNLQDLGISLNDEELKKVTQKIIELGDKKEVVSQDDLPYIISDVLDSDTIEKRVIVENYVLGHAKGMKPSTTLQLILEGFRYEAHAQGDGQFDAFMNALKKLYKTHSKKELPSLIDYAVRIPPGSHSDALCETIITWKREKNEFITRGLDSDQTVSAIKATEKMLNII; encoded by the coding sequence ATGACCCAAAGAAAAATAGAAATAATGGACACGACACTGCGTGATGGCGAACAAACATCAGGAGTGTCGTTTTCTGTTTCAGAAAAACTAACCATTGCAAAATTATTGTTAGAAGAACTAAAAGTAGATCGTATAGAAATTGCCTCTGCAAGAGTTTCTAAAGGAGAATTAGAAGCTGTTCAAAAAATTACTTCTTGGGCTTCAGAAAATAATCAATTAGAAAAAATTGAAGTGTTAACCTTTGCTGATAGTGGAAAATCTATTGATTGGATGGTAGCATCTGGTGCGAAAGTCCAGAACCTATTAACCAAAGGTTCTTTAAATCACTTAACACATCAACTTAAAAAAACTCCAACGCAACATTTTGTAGATATTAAATCTATTATTGAATTAGCGACTAAAAACAATATAAAAACCAATGTTTATTTAGAAGATTGGTCTAATGGAATGCGAAATTCCAAAGAATATGTTTTTGAGTATTTAGATTTTTTGACTGCTCAAAATATAGAACGTATTTTATTACCAGATACTTTAGGAATTTTAACTCCAGATGAAACCTTTGCATTTATTTTAGAAGTTCGCAATAAATACCCAAATACGCATTTCGATTTTCACGGACATAATGATTATGATTTAGGTGTTGCCAATGTTATGGAAGCTGTAAAAGCAGGTGCTAACGGATTGCATTTAACCATAAACGGAATGGGAGAACGTGCAGGAAATGCACCTTTAGCAAGTGTAATTGCTGTAATTAACGACTTTTTAAAAGAAGTTGAAGTGACTGTAAATGAAACAGCATTGAATAAAGTAAGTAAATTGGTAGAAACATTTTCAGGTTTTCGCATTCCTGTTAATAAACCTGTTGTTGGTGCCAATGTTTTTACGCAAACTGCTGGAATTCATGCTGATGGTGATAATAAGAATAATTTATATTTCAATGATTTAATGCCAGAACGTTTTGGAAGAAAACGTAAATATGCCTTAGGGAAAACCTCTGGAAAAGCAAATATTCAAAAGAATTTACAAGATTTAGGTATCAGCTTAAATGATGAAGAATTAAAGAAAGTAACCCAAAAAATTATAGAATTAGGAGATAAAAAAGAAGTGGTTTCTCAAGACGATTTACCTTATATTATTTCTGATGTTTTAGATTCTGATACTATTGAAAAACGTGTTATTGTAGAAAATTATGTTTTAGGACACGCAAAAGGAATGAAGCCTTCTACCACTTTACAGTTAATCTTGGAAGGATTTCGTTACGAAGCACACGCACAAGGAGATGGACAGTTTGATGCTTTTATGAATGCATTAAAGAAATTATACAAAACACATAGTAAAAAAGAATTGCCAAGTTTAATAGATTATGCCGTTAGAATTCCACCAGGAAGTCATTCTGATGCTTTGTGTGAAACAATTATCACTTGGAAAAGAGAAAAAAACGAGTTTATAACACGTGGTTTAGATTCAGATCAAACAGTATCTGCAATTAAAGCAACAGAGAAAATGTTGAATATTATTTAA
- the leuD gene encoding 3-isopropylmalate dehydratase small subunit: MAYDKFEVLTSTAYPLPIENVDTDQIIPARFLKATERVDFDKNFFRDWRYNQDGTPKTDFPLNKKIYAGSKILVGGRNFGSGSSREHAAWSVYDFGLRCVISSAFADIFKGNCLNVGVLPVQVSPEFADKLFDAIMADPKTEIKVDLPNQKVTLVATGESESFDINAYKKDNMLNGFDDIDYLKNMENEIAAFAETRPF, from the coding sequence ATGGCTTACGATAAATTTGAAGTATTAACAAGTACAGCATATCCATTACCAATAGAAAATGTAGATACAGATCAAATAATACCTGCTCGTTTCTTAAAAGCAACAGAACGTGTAGATTTTGATAAAAACTTTTTTCGTGATTGGAGATACAACCAAGATGGAACACCAAAAACAGATTTCCCTTTAAATAAAAAGATTTATGCAGGTTCTAAAATATTAGTTGGAGGTAGAAACTTTGGTTCTGGTTCTTCAAGAGAACATGCAGCTTGGTCCGTATACGATTTTGGATTACGTTGTGTAATTTCTTCTGCATTTGCAGATATTTTTAAAGGAAATTGCTTGAATGTTGGTGTATTACCAGTTCAAGTTTCTCCAGAATTTGCAGACAAATTATTTGATGCAATTATGGCAGACCCAAAAACGGAAATTAAAGTAGATTTACCAAACCAGAAAGTAACATTGGTTGCCACTGGTGAAAGCGAATCTTTTGACATTAATGCCTATAAAAAAGATAATATGTTAAATGGTTTCGATGATATTGATTATTTAAAAAATATGGAAAACGAAATTGCTGCATTTGCGGAAACAAGACCGTTTTAG
- the leuC gene encoding 3-isopropylmalate dehydratase large subunit, translating to MAKTLFDKVWDSHVVRSVKDGPDVFFIDRHFIHEVTSPVAFLGLEGRGNTVVYPERTFATADHNTPTVNQHLPVEDPLSANQLDALENNAKKHGISHWGLGDKNNGIVHVVGPENGITLPGATIVCGDSHTSTHGAFGAIAFGIGTSEVEMVLSTQCIMQPKPKKMRINVNGKLGIGVTPKDVALYIISKQTTSGATGYFVEYAGDVFKDMSMEGRMTVCNLSIEMGARGGMIAPDAKTFEYIKGRSLTPKGADWNKAMKYWETLYTDENAEFDAEFNYDASDIEPMITYGTNPGMGMGVTKSIPTAANVEGGAETYKKSLGYMSFSEGDSMIGKPIDFVFLGSCTNGRIEDFRAFCSIVKGRKKADNVTAWLVPGSHKVVDQINTEGLDKIITDAGFVLREPGCSACLAMNDDKIPAGKLSVSTSNRNFEGRQGPGSRTLLASPLVAAASAVEGVVTDPRTLLVS from the coding sequence ATGGCAAAAACATTATTTGACAAAGTATGGGACTCACATGTAGTTCGTAGTGTAAAAGACGGACCAGATGTGTTTTTTATCGATCGTCATTTTATTCATGAAGTTACCAGTCCTGTTGCGTTTTTAGGATTAGAAGGCAGAGGAAATACAGTTGTATATCCAGAGCGTACTTTTGCGACTGCAGATCATAACACACCAACAGTAAATCAACATTTACCAGTAGAGGATCCATTATCTGCGAATCAATTAGATGCCTTAGAAAACAATGCGAAAAAGCATGGGATTTCTCACTGGGGTTTAGGAGATAAAAATAATGGAATTGTACATGTTGTAGGTCCAGAAAACGGAATTACCTTACCAGGAGCAACCATTGTTTGTGGAGATTCTCACACATCTACACATGGTGCATTTGGTGCAATTGCCTTTGGTATTGGAACTTCGGAAGTAGAAATGGTTTTGTCTACACAATGTATTATGCAACCAAAACCTAAAAAAATGCGCATTAACGTAAACGGAAAATTAGGTATAGGCGTTACTCCAAAAGATGTTGCTTTGTACATTATTAGCAAACAAACAACTTCTGGTGCAACTGGTTATTTTGTAGAATATGCAGGAGATGTTTTTAAAGACATGTCTATGGAAGGTAGAATGACAGTTTGTAATTTGTCAATAGAAATGGGTGCAAGAGGAGGAATGATTGCTCCAGATGCAAAAACTTTCGAATATATAAAAGGACGTTCTTTAACTCCAAAAGGAGCAGATTGGAACAAAGCCATGAAATATTGGGAAACTTTATATACTGATGAAAATGCAGAATTTGATGCAGAATTTAATTACGATGCTTCAGATATTGAGCCAATGATTACTTATGGAACAAACCCAGGAATGGGAATGGGCGTAACAAAATCGATTCCAACAGCTGCAAATGTTGAAGGAGGAGCAGAAACGTATAAAAAATCGTTAGGATATATGTCTTTTAGTGAAGGCGATTCTATGATTGGTAAGCCCATTGATTTTGTCTTTTTAGGATCTTGTACAAATGGAAGAATAGAAGATTTTAGAGCATTTTGTTCTATTGTAAAAGGAAGAAAAAAAGCAGACAATGTTACTGCTTGGTTGGTTCCAGGTTCGCATAAAGTGGTAGATCAAATTAACACAGAAGGATTAGATAAAATAATTACAGATGCAGGTTTCGTTTTAAGAGAACCAGGTTGTTCTGCTTGTTTGGCAATGAATGATGATAAAATTCCAGCAGGAAAATTATCAGTTTCAACATCGAACAGAAACTTCGAAGGAAGACAAGGACCAGGATCCAGAACGTTATTAGCAAGTCCTTTAGTAGCTGCAGCATCTGCAGTAGAAGGAGTAGTTACAGATCCAAGAACGCTACTTGTTAGTTAG
- a CDS encoding tetratricopeptide repeat protein: MKTYIYPLFLFILCIGCTSQKNSDEFIKATEGRYLFNENEVIEIYFKDKVLKAKWRGNNDIDLLKVNDSAFYMKELNEKMVFVSTPKMHIELAPKKEHNGVIYHFKKLNKSEKTPNEYFEAEEYDKALKAFLLVKEQDSLSPIIKERRINSIGYKLLKEGKAKKAVEIFKINIALHPKSSNVYDSTAEAYLVLNKKEKAIEYYKKALVINPENYNAKRAYKKLTEEK, translated from the coding sequence ATGAAAACCTATATATATCCATTATTTCTTTTTATTTTATGCATTGGCTGTACTTCTCAAAAAAATTCTGATGAATTTATAAAAGCAACTGAAGGTCGTTATTTATTTAACGAAAACGAAGTAATTGAAATCTATTTTAAAGATAAAGTATTAAAAGCAAAATGGCGTGGAAACAACGATATTGATTTGCTAAAAGTAAACGATAGTGCTTTTTATATGAAAGAGTTGAACGAAAAAATGGTTTTTGTAAGCACTCCAAAAATGCATATAGAATTGGCTCCAAAAAAAGAACATAATGGCGTTATTTATCATTTCAAAAAATTAAATAAAAGCGAAAAAACTCCTAACGAATATTTCGAAGCAGAAGAATATGACAAAGCTCTAAAAGCTTTTTTACTCGTTAAAGAACAAGATTCTTTAAGCCCTATAATTAAAGAACGAAGAATTAACTCTATAGGTTACAAACTTTTAAAAGAAGGAAAAGCAAAAAAAGCAGTAGAAATTTTTAAAATAAATATTGCCTTGCATCCTAAAAGCTCGAATGTTTACGATAGCACAGCAGAAGCGTATCTTGTATTAAATAAGAAAGAAAAAGCAATTGAATATTATAAAAAAGCATTGGTTATTAATCCCGAAAATTACAATGCAAAAAGAGCCTATAAAAAATTAACAGAAGAAAAATAA
- a CDS encoding DUF962 domain-containing protein encodes MKTAQEWFDEYAISHQNKTNQLVHYICVPLIFFSVIGLLMSIPTSLLENTFRLYNPLIENWAVVIGIVISFFYLRLGFWYFLNMLFVILLCIVGNFWLGNTTNLLYTSIIIFVLAWVGQFWGHKVEGKKPSFAKDLQFLLIGPLWVIQKLRRK; translated from the coding sequence ATGAAAACCGCACAAGAATGGTTTGATGAGTATGCTATAAGTCATCAAAATAAAACCAACCAATTGGTACACTATATTTGTGTTCCATTAATTTTCTTTAGCGTAATCGGACTTTTAATGAGTATTCCAACTTCGCTTTTAGAAAATACTTTTCGTTTATATAATCCGCTTATAGAAAATTGGGCAGTAGTAATTGGTATTGTAATTTCTTTCTTTTATTTGCGTTTGGGATTTTGGTACTTCTTAAATATGTTATTTGTAATCTTGCTTTGCATTGTTGGAAATTTCTGGTTGGGAAATACTACAAATCTTTTATATACCTCGATAATTATTTTTGTTTTGGCTTGGGTTGGTCAGTTTTGGGGACATAAAGTGGAAGGTAAAAAGCCTTCTTTTGCAAAAGATTTACAGTTTTTGTTGATTGGCCCACTTTGGGTGATTCAAAAATTGAGGAGGAAGTGA
- a CDS encoding tRNA-binding protein: MKPEITFDDFLKVDIRIGTIIEVNDFPKAKKPAYQLTIDFGGLGIKKSSAQITDLYSKKDLLNKQVSAIVNFKPRQIANFISEVLVVGIYNTNGNVVLLQASKKVKNGEQVS, from the coding sequence ATGAAACCAGAAATAACTTTCGATGATTTTTTAAAAGTTGATATTAGAATAGGAACCATTATAGAAGTCAACGATTTTCCGAAAGCTAAAAAACCAGCCTATCAATTAACCATAGATTTTGGTGGTTTAGGAATTAAAAAGTCAAGCGCTCAAATAACAGATTTGTATTCAAAAAAAGATTTGTTAAACAAACAAGTTTCTGCCATCGTTAACTTTAAGCCAAGACAAATTGCTAACTTTATAAGTGAAGTTTTAGTAGTTGGTATTTATAACACTAATGGAAATGTGGTTTTACTACAAGCTTCTAAGAAGGTTAAGAATGGAGAGCAGGTTAGTTAG
- a CDS encoding YqaE/Pmp3 family membrane protein, whose protein sequence is MSLFRVFFAIFFPPLSVIDKGCGSFVIIFLLTLCGWIPGIIGALVILNNSKN, encoded by the coding sequence ATGAGTCTTTTTAGAGTATTTTTTGCCATTTTCTTTCCACCACTTTCGGTAATAGATAAAGGCTGTGGTTCTTTTGTAATTATCTTTTTATTAACGCTTTGTGGCTGGATTCCAGGTATAATTGGAGCGTTGGTTATTTTGAATAATTCTAAGAATTAA